The following coding sequences are from one Triticum dicoccoides isolate Atlit2015 ecotype Zavitan chromosome 4A, WEW_v2.0, whole genome shotgun sequence window:
- the LOC119287521 gene encoding uncharacterized protein LOC119287521, with translation MRAAGNPHMPTNLNYGYDQFGEQSGSFAGCYQQAGSASVDYGQNQGQFFAGPSKSQMPDVGNSSKSGASDAATVTEQRAQMVCYRCEIAGHAVKGCTTSLWCVNCGKKDDHLSKKCALLYQPKPVACLIGSAADGLQMFSARSGKKPDQDKAKQAIAIVSVKGESLTALHLVNSFSMMFQWGWEWQAKPYLKDNFLVKFPSMQKIDEMKGYHYFGLIGTKATINVDRWTNSSIASYKLYVCWVRIDGVPEPLEHYQGFCEAGSLIGNVLELDMELYRQCGVVRAKIGVMDPRKIPASAPLNESGLVYNIFFELEDIVEEGGPLEGGVLVSYPRPSAPTQQTTDKRPRDRNDKDELICSKSPRQDSDAVGIGGNAVAENSDEVISSQYELDKDWIAEREVRQKLLDKKHLTDKAGSGVEQINADFAKDAEMMENFTERVGSQQEEEYDCTQDPEDFARRLGISTQRIKEIEAEVEEELSAEENCNLRHDKENLTPDMVKTAGAISPPGRVVETKQNSFSNRVQGVVLNPLQDLGEADITKQQKLREAEVRVQKAKEKAALDEEARRRSVRNKHKEEVQTMDKATDMARRKNLETPEKRGGKNS, from the exons ATGCGGGCTGCAGGTAATCCCCATATGCCTACCAATCTGAACTATGGCTATGATCAATTTGGGGAGCAGAGTGGTAGTTTTGCTGGTTGTTATCAACAGGCTGGAAGTGCTAGTGTGGACTACGGTCAAAATCAGGGTCAATTCTTTGCTGGTCCTAGTAAATCTCAAATGCCTGATGTTGGTAATTCAAGCAAGTCTGGTGCTAGTGATGCTGCTACTGTTACAGAACAAAGGGCCCAAATGGTGTGCTACAGATGCGAAATCGCTGGACATGCCGTTAAAGGATGCACTACTTCTCTCTGGTGTGTTAACTGCGGGAAAAAGGATGATCATCTGTCCAAGAAATGTGCCCTCCTGTATCAGCCCAAACCTGTGGCGTGTCTGATTGGTAGCGCTGCTGATGGACTTCAAATGTTCTCTGCTAGGTCTGGGAAAAAACCTGACCAGGATAAAGCTAAACAGGCTATTGCTATTGTCTCTGTAAAAGGTGAATCACTTACTGCCTTGCACCTAGTTAATTCTTTCAGCATGATGTTCCAGTGGGGATGGGAATGGCAAGCAAAGCCATATCTTAAGGACAACTTTCTTGTGAAATTTCCATCGATGCAAAAAATTGATGAAATGAAGGGATACCACTACTTTGGACTGATCGGTACTAAAGCAACAATCAATGTTGACAGGTGGACTAATTCATCAATTGCATCTTACAAGCTGTATGTCTGCTGGGTTAGAATTGATGGAGTGCCTGAACCACTTGAACACTATCAAGGCTTCTGTGAGGCTGGTTCTCTGATAGGGAATGTTCTAGAACTGGACATGGAGTTGTATAGACAATGTGGGGTGGTGAGAGCAAAAATTGGAGTTATGGATCCCAGGAAAATTCCAGCTAGTGCTCCCCTGAATGAAAGTGGCTTGGTATATAACATTTTCTTTGAGCTAGAGGATATTGTGGAGGAGGGAGGCCCGTTGGAGGGGGGTGTTTTGGTCAGCTACCCCAGGCCTTCGGCTCCTACACAACAAACTACTGATAAGAGACCTAGGGACAGAAACGACAAGGATGAGCTGATATGCAGTAAATCTCCAAGGCAAGACAGTGATGCTGTTGGTATCGGAGGAAATGCGGTAGCTGAGAATTCTGATGAGGTTATATCCAGTCAATACGAGTTAGATAAGGATTGGATAGCTGAAAGGGAAGTGAGACAAAAACTGCTAGACAAGAAGCATTTGACTGACAAGGCGGGGTCTGGTGTAGAGCAGATTAATGCAGACTTTGCTAAGGACGCTGAAATGATGGAGAACTTTACAGAAAGGGTTGGTAGCCAGCAAGAGGAAGAGTATGACTGCACTCAGGATCCTGAAGATTTTGCCAGAAGGCTCGGGATTAGCACTCAGAGAATTAAAGAGATTGAGGCTGAAGTGGAAGAGGAGCTGTCGGCTGAGGAAAATTGCAACCTAAGGCATGACAAGGAGAACCTAACCCCTGACATGGTTAAAACAGCCGGTGCTATTTCACCTCCTGGAAGAGTTGTTGAGACGAAGCAGAACTCCTTCTCTAACAGGGTACAAGGGGTGGTGTTGAATCCTTTGCAAGATCTTGGGGAGGCTGATATTACCAAGCAACAAAAGTTGAGGGAAGCTGAAGTTAGGGTTCAAAAGGCTAAAGAAAAGGCAGCTCTAGATGAGGAGGCGAGGAGAAGAAGTGTCAGGAACAAACACAAAGAGGAGGTGCAGACTATGGACAAAGCTACTGACATGGCGAGGAGGAAGAATCTGGAGACCCCAG AAaagaggggtggaaaaaactcttaA